CGGAGCCACGTGCTAGTCGGAAAACACCGGAGCCACCAACAATCGGCAGCTCACGATACTTATCCATGAACGGATTGTGGCCGATCAGACTCAGTGTGCTGCCTTTGTATTTCCCACTTGTAAACACAAAATTGTATGTCATATGGAAGCCAAGCTTCTCCAACCCGGCCGACACGAAAAGGCCCTGAGCTCGGCCAACTATCTCTGAATCTGGGCTCGACCCTGAAGTTAATAGATCGTCTATGGTGGCGATCATGCCGAAATATGTAGGCGAATGAATCGTATAGTTGGCTAATGCGATCGGAATATTGGTCGGATTTGGGCCGCTAACAATGTCATGAAGGTAGAAACGAAGCTGGGTCACCTTTTGCTTCAAGTGAGGCAGTTTTTTGTACCAATTTTTCATTTCTTCGGGACTCTTACCAACGCCTGCAGGCCCATTATGCCCATGAACCACCGCTACGGTACATAGTAAAATCGAGCAAAGAAATAAAATAGAGCCCAtcttctccattttcttccTGCGCTCCTCTGTAAATTTCCAGCCCTAAACTGCTAAAACATAGATTTATTTTAGTCTATACCCTTGAGATTTGTTATAAAATACGGAAAAAGTGAAAGAAAAATTCTTTGCCAAAACAGGAAGGAAGAACAACTTTTATTACAAGTTAAAAGTGCCAAAATAGAACTTCTGAAAAGAAAATTCTCAGAGACAGCAATGTTCGCAAATATGAATTCATAAAGAACTAATATTTATAGAGCAGTCAGCAAATGAAGCTTACATCGAAAAATCACCACTGAAAAATGCCGAAGAATGGATTAAACTTCAAAGGCTCAATCGGAGAAGATGTGGAACACGTCTTTGCACAGAAAATATATTTCCGTAGGAAAGAAGAACTTAAAAGGCGGGCGAGTCCGTTGCGTACGGCTAAAGTTCCATCGACATCCGTCAACCGACACCTGCCAAAAATGACGGTCAACCTTCAAATCTCCAAAATGTTGTGAGAACGATATAAAATGTAAGAAACTCAATAATATCtcgatttaaatttttttttagccAAAAGTAATTTCTCAGTGTagaatatatatacaaaaaagtATGTTATATTGcaaatgaaaatatatttaaattattataattaggaGATATTCCCACATATCGACATAATTTGTGTTAGGTTTGAAAAATACATTATAAGAAACTTTACAATAATTAATGTTTAAAATACTTGGGAGATTTTTCTTTGTATGCCCTTTACACATAGGAAACATATAAGAATTCATAGatttttattcgtgagacgAGTTCAGCTGATCCATAATAATCGTGAAAAATAATACATTAAACATAAAAAAACGATAATTTTTAATGAATTGAATCGTGTCGgatatctatctcacaaaattgattcaTCAGACAATCTAACAAGATTtcttatgatatatttttctaACACGAACATACTTCAAGCAACAGTTTAGTCATGAAATAATACTAAGATTTATACCCGAGGAGATTTGTGCGCGCTCATTCTTTGACCACTTTATGTGAAGccatcattttaatttcagcTACCCACTAATGTTCATATCTCGAATGGTTGTTGGCAAAagcaaaatatatataatgggACATGATCTAATTTTTGTTTTgtgtatatataatttatttctaaatcatTTTATATACTTCAATACAATATTATTCAcaacatatttatatataagcaaaaacttgtgtaagacgatctaacagatcgtattttgtgagataaataTCTTATacgtcatctatgaaaaaacattactttttatactaagaatattacttttattgtcaacatcggtagggttgatctgCCTCaccgataaagattcgtgagatcgtttcacaatAGACATACTCCTAGATATAATATTACTATCAtcttatatatttttctttagctAACTATACTACTAATTatctaaatataaaattttatgataaaatatTAAACAATATGACAACATATGTGCTAGGTAGATAGTTATATACTACGCCGACTTGTTGACTTAAAACTTAATGATTTAGTACCTAAgcttttaaaaattcaaatttaagtaatcaaatttaaatattatctcAGTCAACTCAGAAGACCATTTGTTACATCAAAAATCCAATTAATGCCACGTCTGCTTGACTACTTTTAAGTAATTGATATTCCAAAATCACAAAAAAACCGATTTTATATATCAATTTTATGatatgaatattttatttgcaccactcataaaaaatattaatttttatgtcaaaaatattaatttttattgtaaatatgacaGAGTTAACTTATCTCACGAATAAAAatctgtgagactgtctcaccaAAGACATACTATTCCAAAATATATATCCAATTTTATAAATAGAAATTCAAGTGTTAGATAACTAAAAATGTATGTGGAAAGaacactttatttttttaaaaaaaaaaaattaaactaagGTAATATACACTGCAAAAAAGTATCCGTATAGAAGcgggtttttttaaaaacatttaagaGCGATTTTCGACTTCTATTAAGATTTTACCACCAATTACAAAATTGTTTCTCCCGTTGATGCACTTATAGCTTATAGAAGCGGTTTTTTAAACCGCTGGTAAAAGTTGGAACACCACTCGCCTTTTGTGCACTTTAAGAATATAGAAGCAATATCAAACCAATTCTGAAGTCTGGAATTTAGGAATGGTTTAAAACGCTTTAAAAGCTTTAGGATTGTAGCGGTTTAAAAACGATTTGAAACAACTTTATTAAAGAAATTTGTCATTATTTTTTGCTTTCTATGAAttttttttcacaaattaatataatataaatctcaatacaattcatcaatcaataacaaaaattaaataaatatcatttattaaaaaacaaaaatctttacatttaaaatatcaacaaacaagtttttgaatgaaaCTTCTGTTTAAAATTAAGTTAAATGAAACTTCTATTTAAAATTCTATATAATTAGAGACATCGAATTTGACGATAATGTTTAGGTTCAAACACCTTACACAATTTCATTAAGCAACGGGCAAAATATTTGGAAAATGACAAACTGTTGATATCAAAATCACTCATCTCCAAAAAATTGTACGTTTTAGTTGTGATTATGTTTTTAAACACTGCTAGATTATCATCAGCAAAAACGATAAACATTCGACcctacataaaaaaatattactgaAAAACtatacactacaaaaaaacggaaCGATTAGCGACgcttttataaaaaccgtcgctcatttagcgacggtttttataaaagcgtcgctatatagcgacagtttttaaaTAAACCGTCGCCTTTTAAATTATAGCCACGGTTTTATATTACCGTCGCTACAATAGccacggttttataaaacccgtcgctatatagccaCGATTTCtaaaaaacagtcgctattatTGCGACTGTTCCACACACCCGCCGCTATTTTATTCAACGGGTAAAACAAAAGCGACGGTCTTAATgtatcaaaccgtcgctaatatagcgacAAATTTTCATAAACCGTCGCTCAATTAAACAGACGACGGTGTAATTAAAACACGTCGTTATATAGCGACCgtgtaaaaaccgtcgcttaatttaatAAGCGACTGTTTTGCCACAgtcgtcgctatatagcgacatTAAAGAAAAACCATCGCTATACTAGTAACGGGACCACAAAacccgtcgccgatctagatcagCAAAGGTTATGCAAAatccgtcgccgatctagatcggcgacggtatttctaaaaccgtcgctatatagcgacggttttaatgtaaccgttgctatatagcgacggtttgttccaaaaaccgtcgctataattctATATATACGATGGTTCGCGAAAATTTTCTTAACGATTGTTCACGGTAGTAGCGAAACTTTATCTATTTTTTCAAAGTTtcgatttttttgttttgtactaacattttctcgtatttattttgtagattTCTTCGTCGGTGCGATCTTCCGTTATGTAAAACTACATGTCTTCGCTCAAATTAGGTATTAAAGTTTTTGTTTAACAGAAAATTTTTTAGTAGTT
The window above is part of the Primulina eburnea isolate SZY01 unplaced genomic scaffold, ASM2296580v1 ctg543, whole genome shotgun sequence genome. Proteins encoded here:
- the LOC140821358 gene encoding dirigent protein 22-like; amino-acid sequence: MEKMGSILFLCSILLCTVAVVHGHNGPAGVGKSPEEMKNWYKKLPHLKQKVTQLRFYLHDIVSGPNPTNIPIALANYTIHSPTYFGMIATIDDLLTSGSSPDSEIVGRAQGLFVSAGLEKLGFHMTYNFVFTSGKYKGSTLSLIGHNPFMDKYRELPIVGGSGVFRLARGSAMLNTIKYSNTSGDAIVEYDVVVLHYA